CGAAACACACGTGAAGTTGCGTATAACCGATCCGGATGTGTATGATACGGGTAACTATACGGTGTTCGTAATGGCGGGAAATGCTGAAAAATCGCAGCTAATGGCAGTGCTTGTTTATGGTAAGACGAATCAAGCTAAGCACTAGTCGCTGAACATGCTGTAAACGAAGTGTACACTAATTTCAGCCAAACCGATCCTGCATATGGAGAGCAAGTTTGTGAAACCGAATGAAGAGGTATCGTTCCAGTGCAGAAGCATCGGATTTCCAAGGCCAGAAATTTCCTTCGCTTTTCTTCCCTGTCTGGCCGAACCCTGGACGAATTGTTCCATACCATCGTCGAAGGATACCCGTTGGGACGTAAGTAAACTTTCACGCAGTaggttccttttttcccgaTTACAAGACTTCCAAATCGTGCATGTTGGATTATAAATATCGTCCGCTTCGTAGTAGAGTGGCATAAGTTATAGCAAATACAACATATGCTGAAAACAACACACGAAAGGAGTTTATTTTGACATCATTGTTGTTACTTAAAACACTAATTTACGTCCGTGTCTTAACAAAGCTAATCATAATCAACTGCTAACAAACACACGAAAGCGCGTCTAAAGTTGAAGGAAGCAAGAAGACATAGACGAGGTCAAGGTAAGATATTGTAGAATTCAATTGAGCAAAAATCGACCGTTCAACCGATTGTCAACGAAGACCGATTTGGAGGATCTTGTAAGGGTTTTACATGTTTCTGTGTTGATAATGCTAAAATCATGCTTGTGCCTTGCTTTGTGCTAACAACAAAACCTCCTTTCCACTCGTTTCTCTAGTCCTCGAGCCCGGATATCGGTTCGGAGTTTTCGTCAAGATTGGTAAGGCAGTCCACGAGTCCTTTCTTATTGCTACTATGCATCTAATATAAGTAGAACTTACCAGGCTTTACATGTCGTACACTAGAACACATCAGCAACTACTACAAACAAGAGATTCCTTTTTGTTCACTAACACATGCATTACGTTCCCCGACAGGCTCCCAGTGGAAAACCCGAAACACAGATAACCAAGTCACGGATCTACACGACAGTCTCGAAACAGCCTGGCGTGGTGTACTGTAAAGCGATCAATACGGAAGGCAGCGAAGTCACGCAGGCAGATCTATTAGTGAGCAATCTGCCCGATTCGATAACGTTGGAAAAAGAGCAACCGAAGGACGCAATCACCGTGGGTGATCACGTCACGATCGCCTGTTCGGCGCTCGTCTACAATCACACCAAAGACATAACGTTAGTGCTGAATGATCGAGAGCTGCAGGAGTCGGACGGTGTGCGCTTGGAATACTCACCAGCTCTGTACGCGTGGCAGGCCCGTCTGGACATTGACCATGTGACGAACGATCACGAGGGTACCTTATATTGTCGTGTGAGAACCCTAGCCAATGTCGTCGAAACTCGAGCCTTCCACATGGAAGTATTGGATCCCATCGCACCGATGCTTGTGAGTGGAAAGATCAATCAGAGTCTCTCGGTCGAATTGCACGATCCGTTGAAGTTGGAGTGTGATGTAGTTGGTACCCCGGATCCGAAGATCGTCTGGTTGAAAGATGGCGAACCGGTGCAGACAGATGAAAACAGCAACCGGGTGCAATTAACCAAAACGACACTTATATTTGAATATCTCAAAATGGAAGACTTGGGAACGTTTGAGTGTCGGGCGGAAAATAAAATGGGCACGATTGAAAAGTACTGGAAGCTGGATGTACGAAGTAGGTATCCCAGATGTTATTGGCTGTTATCAAATATTGACACAAATATCTTTACTTCCATCCTCAGCTGCGGTGGTGAGAAAATCCTTGATCTACATTATCGTGTGCCTGTTCCTGCTGTTGATCGTCGCGATCGTAATGGTTTCTTTGTTCTActgcaagaaaaagaaggaagtgAAAGCAATGAAAGAGGCCGGTATTGTAAACTTTGAGGAAGGCAACCTGGGTATCTACAATCCCGAACTGGCACTTGATGAGCAGGCCGATCTCCTACCGTACAACACGGAGTATGAGTTCCCGAAGGAGCGGCTCAAGCTGGGCAAACAGCTCGGCACTGGTGCGTTCGGTGTGGTGATGAAAGCCACCGCTACTCGCATCATGGTGAACGAAGATGAAACTACCGTTGCGGTCAAGATGGTCAAGAAACAAACCGACAACGAGGTAATGCGGGCACTCATTTCCGAACTCAAAATTATGGTCCATCTGGGACAGCATCTGAATGTGGTGAATTTGCTAGGAGCGGTAACCAAGAACATCGCCAAGCGTGAGTAGTTTATTTGTTAATGATTGTTTAGTGAAGAGTGAAGCCTAATAATCTAGTCAACGATTATTTGTAGGTGAATTAATGGTGATCGTTGAGTACTGTAGATTTGGAAATGTGCAAAACTTCCTGCTAAAGCACCGTCCCTATTTCATCGATCAAATCAATCAAGAAACGGGTGAGATCGATTCGTCAATCGATAAGAATCAGCTACGGTGGTCGAAGTGTGGTTACCAGTACAATAGGTAAGTGATGATGTGCCCGCACGTCTAGCATTCGATGAATGTTCTAACCGTATAACAGTATTGGTTGACTAACTGGTTTATTTGAATTGTGATTGGAATTGGACGTGATTAACGTTGTGTCTTGCACTCACGTTTGTAGCTACTAATTGTTGTACTAATATAAACAAGTTTAACAAGTAGTATATGTGTGATTTGCGGAAATTAGACGCTAATTCCAAGGAACATAATAACATTAATCGCAAATTAGGAATATTTCATGACTGATCCTGTTCTACTTTAGTAAAGCTCCTGACAAAACTAATAACTAAACACATTTGACATTGGTTCTTAGCTGTTCTGCTCAATTTTAACCACATAAATCAAAGATCACTTGTACATTAGTTTCGTACCCCAACTAAAGCTTAACACAActtacaaaaaattaaaaaaaaaaacgatcaatcAACTCGTAATCCTTTCTTATCAAGGTgataaaattcatttaataCTctctactctctctctctctattatCCATTCTTTCTTATTTCATCCAATGTGTGCTCTGTGCTCATACCTAATGCTCGCACCTACTGCAACCGTATTGTCTAACCCGAACCTTCACCGAAACTTCGAACTTTTGGGTTGGGATATGCATCTGTGTGTTGGTAACGCTTACTCTTACCACGTGGTATGGCTATGGTGGTTAACGGTGGTTTGGCGTACTGTGGTCTCTTTTACTGTTGGTCCtgcgtgtttgtatttttttaattgtgtgATTTGTGTGGATAACATTTGCGGTAACGTAGTCAGGGCTTGAAATATGTAaatctttcattttccaccaacaacGTCAATCATCATCCCCTTCAACATCCGACTGCTTTCTACCATAATCACATCGACAGTGGATCAACGCAGTACGTTGACCCGAAGAAGCATCTTAACTCGAAGGGCTACGTACGGCATTCCGGTCTGCAGAATATGGGTATGGTGGATAGCTGCAACACCGAAGTCACAGCCATGACATCAGTCGAAGGTTTGTTGTACGCGTATCGATTATATTAGCAAGTTCGCTACAATGTCCGTGATTGTCTGTTTACAGTGGAAGATCTGAACACGGTCAACTCTAATGAACCGCTGTGGCGTTCGAACTACGGCATGGATTACAAAGGTCCGGCACGGTCCGTCAACACCACCGATCTGGTTTGCTGGGCATCCCAAATTGCCAGCGGAATGGAGTATCTGGCATCGCGGAAGGTACTGCACGGTGATCTGGCCGCGCGTAACATACTGCTGTGCGACGACAATGTGGTGAAGATTTGTGACTTTGGATTGGCCCGCTCGATGTACAAGAGTGACAACTACAAGAAGAAGGGCGAAGCGCCGCTTCCATTCAAATGGCTCGCCCTGGAATGCATTAGCGACAATGTGTTTAGCACCTATTCGGATGTGTGGGCGTATGGTATAGTTCTTTGGGAGCTGTTTTCCCTTGGCAAAGTGCCTTACCCGGGCATGGAAGCTAATCAGGAGCTGTATAACAAGCTACGCGATGGCTATCGGATGGATAAGCCACAATACTCGAACCAAGATATTTATGACATTATGCTAAACTGCTGGAACGTAAAGCCCGACTCGAGACCTTCGTTCAAGGATCTGAAAAGCAGATTTAACGCAATGCTTCCGGACGAAATGCGAGATGTAAGAATTCATTTGCGGGCAATGTGATGTAGACATAACatgtattttccttttcttggGGATCTCTTTTGTAGCATTATCTGGAACTTAACGAGCCATATCTCCAAATGAATGCCGAAAAGCAAGAACGAGGCGATACAGATTATTTAGCTAATCTCGGCCCACCAGAAGAACTTGCTCCGGCTGCGCCAAATTACGTGAATGGAATCATTCTACCTCTTCCACCCAGTAAGAATTAGAACGATACTGCTCAGCAGCTTGCACACTGGTAATAATGTATTTATCCTCCGTCCTTTTATTTAGTTTCAGAAATCCGAAATGATAAAGACTACCTGAAGATGTCGCGCGCAAAGTCCGAATCGCAGGAGAGCAATTTCGACTTTGCCTCCTTCAACAGCGATCGCCATTCGCCAACCACTCGCAACAATCTCGATACTAGTCCACCCAATGGCAGCAAACGGCACAAGAAGCTTGGTCTGCCGGAGGAAATTCCCATGCTCGACGGGAGTCGACTTTCGTCCAACACGAATGGGTTCAATTCCGATTCCGAAACGGAACCGGTCAGTCCGAAGCCGCGAGAGCGCACAAGCAAGCACAACCAAGAACCGCAGTACATTAATGTGAAGAACCCCAAGTTTGCGGGCCGTTCGACGAACGACGAGATGGGACCGGGTATCACACAGGAAGCGATTAGCAATCCGGGCTACATTGCGCTCAGTATGGTCGACGAAAAACGCTGCTAGTAGTAGTACGATGTAAATGAGTACTCGTTCGTAATTTTCATGCCAACgctttgtttgtggttcctgTAAGGCGTATTCCACAAACTCTTTTTAGTGCATGTTCTACGAGGGTTTTGAGTTTAAAAGTTGGGATCGTGTCTGGATTTTTCGCACTTTGAAGTGAGAGATTTAAAAGTAGAACCATGAATTCTTACTATTTCCAACTTGCAATTGCTCGGGACAGGAGGAAGATCGGATCTGTACATCCAAATGTTCCACTGAAACATGTTGAATGTAACGAACCGGTTCCAACTTTCTCACTTGAACACCAAAACTCTCCAAACGCATCTTCCATTTGTTGATAGTGTTCGGCCAAATCGTGAGTTCGCTTGAAAAACACCATATTAACGAGCTCAGTAATACTTAAGAAACAGAACAATTCGCACAGGAGGTAACGTTACTCCAAAGGAACCGAGCAGACAGTGcgcaaagaaacacacactaTTTTCGTATAACCTTTACATCGCTGTGCGTACTCTATAAGTAAGTGTACATAATTTATGACAGGAGCGTACCGTATTGTGGTACGATATGGATTTCACGTACGGCGGAATTAGGAACACTTCCATGTAATGTAGTTAATTGTTAAGttgctaaaaaataaaacaaaccttcTTTCGAATATTTGTTGtggtcattttttttacatctatGTACAGTGCAAACATTAAGAGCGATTCcgttaagaaaaataaatattttaaataacactTTCGAGCGAAGAACCCGTGGTCACACATGTTGTGTATTCagcattgcatacctttaggggCTTATATTCACCACGCCTCATGGCAGGGTTTTTGTGATGAATTATAAAACACTTCATTCATTTGCACTTTTCTGTGgccatttgttttacaatgttgttaaaaaaatccatatttttcaattattttaatggaaaatttaataaactattAATCAAATCAGTTGTCGGTAGTTAGGTAACGAGCATTATTTAACTTCGGATTTCATACTCAagctaaaattaaatcaatctcTATCGTTAATAACATATTTGTTCTTTATTGTTCAatagcgaaaataaaacaatattaagtgtttgttttacagATCATAAGCAATGCTCTTACTCATAGTGCACGCGGtgataaacaaaaccatacttTAAAGAATTCATCATTTGTTTGAAAGGGATACTATCTCGATTCAACATTTATCGTAATCTTGATTGAtttctcttatttttttttcttgttcattCGTTTTCTGGTTCTTAGCAGGGATTGTGCTTTCGATCCGTTTGTCCATTCGTTCGATAGTCCTTGGAGGATGGTTTAGTTCATTGCAAAATCGGTTTCTGGGCaatcatttcaccaaatccTTTTGCTGTAGTGTTGCATTTGGGATGACGTCTTGCTTACGGAGACCACCAATTCATgtcttccgttccgtttcgattCCGGGTATTGCTTACGGCCACAAAGGGATGAAAGCTTCGAAAAAGCACAcctcaatcaatcaatcacaaaCCATATTAAATTCAAGATAACGCGAGAAACAGGATTACAGGTTACAactaataacaacaaaaacgaattaaaacgGTATAACCTCACTAATATTGATTCCTTTCTGCTTTCTACACTAACTTTGCTCCTGGCACAAGAGAAGTAAGATTGAAAATAAACCTGCAGAAGCAAGAAGAGAAAATTTGTCGTAGCCCTAATGCATATTCATGCTCCAAATTCAACGCTATATATGATGGTACCTAAGCCAAGGCAGCACACTAATCAGCTGGCTAGAGGTTATTGTTAACGTTGCATAAGGTTTAAGTATACATTTATAAACTGTCAGCTGATTTTATTCGGTATGTTTTCACTGGTTTAAACTTCCTAAGCAACTCGTTAAGTACATCAGCTTATGagcataaaatatgaaaatgctGTGTAAACATACGCACCGTTACCGTGCGTTAAGAATACGAAAAGTTAAACAACATTGTTCTAGCGCTTACCAAACCAAAGTGGGTGATTGCAAACTAAAGCCAACTCGTAACCAAAACATATGTAAAGTGTGAAAAAGGGACAAATTTTTGTAGCGCAATAAAAGTACAAGATGTTGTTAAAAGATGACGCAAATCAATCGACAATATCATACAAttgtaaagtaaaacaaactgcaCGGTCAAACAAAATCCTCAGTGCGACTACAAGGGCACTACTAACTGCTATCGATAAGTACTAAGATAAGTAGTGcactgtattattttttttttttttgttaaatttgttattcctgttgtgttgcttttagAAATCAGTTTCACCGGGACCTGGAATGAGAATAGAAAGtagataaaagaaaatgagaaTTAGTactttatgtaaaaaaaaacattatcgtttatttttggcGTTATTCAATACGAAAAtgtcgaaaacaaaacgaaacggatgacaaaacgaacataaaaaaacacacacacataaagaaCACGAAATCTTACAACGATATTATACATGAGTGCGGTTACCATGACAGAAAGGATGAAAAACAGGACAGAAAACAGTAAActtccaaaaccaaaacgcTCAACTTGTTCGCATTGGTTCTATTGTGTAGTAAATAGTTTTTGTAACTAAACACATGTGTTATACTACGAAGCAATGTGAGCAAAATTGCGATATTGAAGGCATTGTTTGCTGTGATGTAATAGTGTTAAAATACATAAAGTAGAGGCATTGTTCCGAATGGCGAAATTTCTTTATGTTATTCACTTAAGTTATTTGTTGCTTTAGTTTAATTTGTTGTCTTTTCAAATACGAATCgtaaattctttttttcttgtttgcttttaagcATTTAACTACTTTCAACTTTCTCTAAATGCCGCAGCCAACGCTTAAAAGGCCACTTAAGCAAGCTGAAAAAACACGCGGCGTTTCTTACTCACACTCACACTAGTTCTTACGCGCATTTTGCCCCTAACTCGCTCACTACACTTTGCCGATGACGGTGTGCGTGTAAATACACCTGTATGATGAGTGTATGTGACAAAAAAACGTTACGAAAAGGATGTGTAATGGATTTGTACAGGCTTAACATGGGCTTAGCAAAGGTAAAACAACAGCATCGCGCCGCTCTCGTCGATCGGATTCGATCACGGGGACGGTGTGTCGGTTTTCAAACACGtcactgttttttct
This Anopheles marshallii chromosome 3, idAnoMarsDA_429_01, whole genome shotgun sequence DNA region includes the following protein-coding sequences:
- the LOC128715556 gene encoding vascular endothelial growth factor receptor 1 encodes the protein MMGKPATVILVVTSIAVLGVFHRAPLVSALDEHRIVREQDSSNAHGAPEIDTVEEAITLPKGASWNFTCKSHQPIMWKHYAASYYWEPKYETPLDFETDDPDKPHGSLLMLTDASAELVGRYYCVHVESYDEELEDRLDDLVAEYAASTVYVYVNDPDQPLVPVHTPVFRVNQYEDFVIPCKPTHPDIEVELFKDLEGDLVEDYQYSNTQGYLLSFNRLEDGGSYYCQVKDNPQHRTHFGISINEHYPFENDTSNGTFRGDELEDPILRFGNNMTEGNSTSFDNFTYLYDYLDEDTSNETVAGTSVGYVNATEDRPTTPRTYAHVYPHGENSSHVPLTSAIPPIAEYLTKPTIRSDTKDHIPLGQRIRLVCHVNIRAGVNLEMTWLVPPNLQPAKKDGRTKIGPLKVEPVTNAEHREIASRELIIERAAQSDDGTYRCVVQDLNNHQNYHSFKLHVRDSAEDYVMLREENNLSEINVRPNANGKADPINIIIEYRSHPSNITYYWVKDDHEIMPGHHGKYELTHTETHVKLRITDPDVYDTGNYTVFVMAGNAEKSQLMAVLVYAKPILHMESKFVKPNEEVSFQCRSIGFPRPEISFAFLPCLAEPWTNCSIPSSKDTRWDSSSPDIGSEFSSRLAPSGKPETQITKSRIYTTVSKQPGVVYCKAINTEGSEVTQADLLVSNLPDSITLEKEQPKDAITVGDHVTIACSALVYNHTKDITLVLNDRELQESDGVRLEYSPALYAWQARLDIDHVTNDHEGTLYCRVRTLANVVETRAFHMEVLDPIAPMLVSGKINQSLSVELHDPLKLECDVVGTPDPKIVWLKDGEPVQTDENSNRVQLTKTTLIFEYLKMEDLGTFECRAENKMGTIEKYWKLDVRTAVVRKSLIYIIVCLFLLLIVAIVMVSLFYCKKKKEVKAMKEAGIVNFEEGNLGIYNPELALDEQADLLPYNTEYEFPKERLKLGKQLGTGAFGVVMKATATRIMVNEDETTVAVKMVKKQTDNEVMRALISELKIMVHLGQHLNVVNLLGAVTKNIAKRELMVIVEYCRFGNVQNFLLKHRPYFIDQINQETGEIDSSIDKNQLRWSKCGYQYNSQGLKYVNLSFSTNNVNHHPLQHPTAFYHNHIDSGSTQYVDPKKHLNSKGYVRHSGLQNMGMVDSCNTEVTAMTSVEVEDLNTVNSNEPLWRSNYGMDYKGPARSVNTTDLVCWASQIASGMEYLASRKVLHGDLAARNILLCDDNVVKICDFGLARSMYKSDNYKKKGEAPLPFKWLALECISDNVFSTYSDVWAYGIVLWELFSLGKVPYPGMEANQELYNKLRDGYRMDKPQYSNQDIYDIMLNCWNVKPDSRPSFKDLKSRFNAMLPDEMRDHYLELNEPYLQMNAEKQERGDTDYLANLGPPEELAPAAPNYVNGIILPLPPISEIRNDKDYLKMSRAKSESQESNFDFASFNSDRHSPTTRNNLDTSPPNGSKRHKKLGLPEEIPMLDGSRLSSNTNGFNSDSETEPVSPKPRERTSKHNQEPQYINVKNPKFAGRSTNDEMGPGITQEAISNPGYIALSMVDEKRC